In Vigna angularis cultivar LongXiaoDou No.4 chromosome 8, ASM1680809v1, whole genome shotgun sequence, one DNA window encodes the following:
- the LOC108345336 gene encoding protein DETOXIFICATION 34 isoform X1, with the protein METPLVSQKFTSESDYSAVKRLKDVKFVLWTETVKIWKIALPVALTHLFQFLTNSSTSIYAGHLGDIQLSSISVSQGVLSSIYFYLLFGMSSALATLCGQAFGAGQIVSTCIYVQRSWIILTITCTILLPVYVYATPVLKLLGQDEEIADLAGTYSIQLIPHMFSFAIVFPTLRFLQAQSKVKVIMCIAFVVLLIQNGLLYMFIHVFGWGVTGLAMVSDIIGWLYALALVVYTIGWNKEEWSGFSWMAFRDLWAFSKLCLASSVMICLEQWYLTCIMLLVGLLQNPVISVASYSICFNVQGWHFTLLLGINTAISVRVSNTLGMSHPRAAKYSFYVAMFQSLLLGILFMTLIFLTKEDFATIFTSSEDIILAVTELAYLLGITMLLNSISQVISGVAIGSGWQVMVAYINMACYYIVGLPIGIFLGFKQHLGVKGLWGGTMCGSILQILVLLLIISKTNWTKEVEQTAHRMRTWNIDNYH; encoded by the exons ATGGAGACACCATTAGTGAGCCAGAAGTTTACTTCAGAATCTGACTATTCTGCAGTGAAAAGGTTGAAGGATGTTAAATTTGTATTGTGGACAGAGACAGTGAAGATATGGAAGATAGCTTTGCCAGTGGCATTGACCCATCTCTTTCAGTTCCTCACAAACTCCTCAACTTCCATCTATGCTGGTCATCTAGGTGACATTCAACTCTCTTCAATCTCTGTTAGCCAAGGTGTTCTCAGTTCCATCTATTTTTACTTGCTG TTTGGTATGTCATCTGCACTGGCAACACTTTGTGGCCAAGCTTTTGGAGCAGGGCAGATTGTTTCTACTTGCATTTATGTTCAAAGGTCATGGATTATACTCACCATCACTTGCACAATTCTCTTGCCTGTTTATGTATATGCCACACCAGTGTTGAAGTTGCTAGGCCAAGATGAAGAAATAGCTGATCTTGCTGGCACATATTCTATACAATTGATTCCCCACATGTTTTCCTTTGCTATAGTTTTTCCCACCCTAAGATTTCTTCAGGCCCAGAGCAAGGTTAAAGTGATCATGTGCATAGCatttgtggttctgctcattcAAAATGGCTTGCTTTACATGTTCATACATGTGTTTGGTTGGGGTGTAACTGGTTTAGCCATGGTGAGTGACATCATAGGGTGGCTCTATGCTTTGGCTTTGGTTGTGTATACCATTGGATGGAACAAGGAAGAATGGAGTGGATTTTCTTGGATGGCATTCAGGGATTTATGGGCATTTTCTAAGTTATGCCTTGCTTCATCTGTCATGATTTGCTTAGAGCAATGGTATCTTACATGCATTATGCTCCTTGTTGGTCTTCTACAGAATCCTGTCATTTCTGTTGCTTCCTATTCTATTTG cTTCAATGTTCAGGGTTGGCACTTCACACTGCTCCTAGGAATAAACACAGCCATAAG TGTTCGTGTATCCAACACGCTTGGCATGTCACATCCAAGAGCAGCGAAATACTCTTTCTATGTGGCAATGTTCCAGTCTCTCCTCCTTGGTATTCTTTTCATGACACTTATTTTCCTCACTAAAGAAGATTTCGCCACCATCTTTACTAGCAGTGAGGATATTATACTAGCTGTCACCGAATTAGCATATCTTCTTGGTATAACAATGCTTCTCAATAGCATATCACAGGTCATTTCAG GTGTGGCCATTGGAAGTGGATGGCAAGTGATGGTTGCTTACATAAACATGGCATGTTATTACATTGTTGGACTCCCAATTGGAATTTTCCTTGGTTTCAAGCAGCATTTAGGGGTCAAg
- the LOC108345336 gene encoding protein DETOXIFICATION 34 isoform X2, translating to METPLVSQKFTSESDYSAVKRLKDVKFVLWTETVKIWKIALPVALTHLFQFLTNSSTSIYAGHLGDIQLSSISVSQGVLSSIYFYLLFGMSSALATLCGQAFGAGQIVSTCIYVQRSWIILTITCTILLPVYVYATPVLKLLGQDEEIADLAGTYSIQLIPHMFSFAIVFPTLRFLQAQSKVKVIMCIAFVVLLIQNGLLYMFIHVFGWGVTGLAMVSDIIGWLYALALVVYTIGWNKEEWSGFSWMAFRDLWAFSKLCLASSVMICLEQWYLTCIMLLVGLLQNPVISVASYSICFNVQGWHFTLLLGINTAISVRVSNTLGMSHPRAAKYSFYVAMFQSLLLGILFMTLIFLTKEDFATIFTSSEDIILAVTELAYLLGITMLLNSISQVISGQYLLRLISPRCGHWKWMASDGCLHKHGMLLHCWTPNWNFPWFQAAFRGQGSLGRHNVRQYSADFSPLADYFED from the exons ATGGAGACACCATTAGTGAGCCAGAAGTTTACTTCAGAATCTGACTATTCTGCAGTGAAAAGGTTGAAGGATGTTAAATTTGTATTGTGGACAGAGACAGTGAAGATATGGAAGATAGCTTTGCCAGTGGCATTGACCCATCTCTTTCAGTTCCTCACAAACTCCTCAACTTCCATCTATGCTGGTCATCTAGGTGACATTCAACTCTCTTCAATCTCTGTTAGCCAAGGTGTTCTCAGTTCCATCTATTTTTACTTGCTG TTTGGTATGTCATCTGCACTGGCAACACTTTGTGGCCAAGCTTTTGGAGCAGGGCAGATTGTTTCTACTTGCATTTATGTTCAAAGGTCATGGATTATACTCACCATCACTTGCACAATTCTCTTGCCTGTTTATGTATATGCCACACCAGTGTTGAAGTTGCTAGGCCAAGATGAAGAAATAGCTGATCTTGCTGGCACATATTCTATACAATTGATTCCCCACATGTTTTCCTTTGCTATAGTTTTTCCCACCCTAAGATTTCTTCAGGCCCAGAGCAAGGTTAAAGTGATCATGTGCATAGCatttgtggttctgctcattcAAAATGGCTTGCTTTACATGTTCATACATGTGTTTGGTTGGGGTGTAACTGGTTTAGCCATGGTGAGTGACATCATAGGGTGGCTCTATGCTTTGGCTTTGGTTGTGTATACCATTGGATGGAACAAGGAAGAATGGAGTGGATTTTCTTGGATGGCATTCAGGGATTTATGGGCATTTTCTAAGTTATGCCTTGCTTCATCTGTCATGATTTGCTTAGAGCAATGGTATCTTACATGCATTATGCTCCTTGTTGGTCTTCTACAGAATCCTGTCATTTCTGTTGCTTCCTATTCTATTTG cTTCAATGTTCAGGGTTGGCACTTCACACTGCTCCTAGGAATAAACACAGCCATAAG TGTTCGTGTATCCAACACGCTTGGCATGTCACATCCAAGAGCAGCGAAATACTCTTTCTATGTGGCAATGTTCCAGTCTCTCCTCCTTGGTATTCTTTTCATGACACTTATTTTCCTCACTAAAGAAGATTTCGCCACCATCTTTACTAGCAGTGAGGATATTATACTAGCTGTCACCGAATTAGCATATCTTCTTGGTATAACAATGCTTCTCAATAGCATATCACAGGTCATTTCAGGTCAATATTTACTCAGACTAATATCTCCAAG GTGTGGCCATTGGAAGTGGATGGCAAGTGATGGTTGCTTACATAAACATGGCATGTTATTACATTGTTGGACTCCCAATTGGAATTTTCCTTGGTTTCAAGCAGCATTTAGGGGTCAAg